Proteins from a single region of Segatella copri:
- a CDS encoding DUF1896 domain-containing protein, with translation MNRKKQAQTELSYYGLYLLNHLRENRFPQASDADFIRERADHAAEVYEQARRDALFADAAQELAMAALLKGLRFSKYSILYDVVDSEFPLEVAVEDQEAFVKNLLPLVDNVYSIYDLTDDDFAQSPDYDQLYTELTGAVAIFIESNGVQ, from the coding sequence ATGAACAGAAAGAAACAGGCACAGACAGAACTGTCCTATTACGGACTGTATCTCTTGAACCATCTCAGAGAGAACCGTTTTCCACAAGCCAGCGATGCGGACTTTATCCGCGAACGTGCAGACCATGCCGCAGAGGTATATGAGCAGGCACGGCGTGATGCCCTCTTTGCCGATGCGGCACAAGAACTTGCCATGGCAGCATTGCTGAAAGGTCTCCGCTTTTCCAAGTACAGCATCCTGTATGATGTTGTTGACAGTGAGTTTCCCCTGGAGGTAGCAGTAGAAGACCAGGAAGCGTTTGTCAAGAACCTCCTGCCTTTGGTTGACAACGTGTATTCCATTTACGACCTCACCGATGACGATTTTGCCCAGTCACCGGACTACGACCAGCTCTACACTGAGTTGACTGGAGCCGTAGCCATTTTCATAGAGTCAAATGGCGTACAATAG